Proteins encoded in a region of the Scomber scombrus chromosome 16, fScoSco1.1, whole genome shotgun sequence genome:
- the cct3 gene encoding T-complex protein 1 subunit gamma yields the protein MMGQQVLVLNQNVKRESGRKVQTGNINAAKTIADVIRTCLGPRAMMKMLLDPMGGIVMTNDGNAILREIQVQHPAAKSMIEISRTQDEEVGDGTTSVIILAGEMLSVAEQFLEQQMHPTVVISAYRQALEDMLETLKEISTPVDTEDRSMMLKILHSAINTKALSRWSEMACNIALDAVRTVELEDSGRKEIDIKKYAKVEKVPGGIIEDSCVLKGVMVNKDVTHARMRRMIKEPRIVLLDCSLEYKKGESQTDIEISKEEDFARILQMEEEYIQQICEDIIRLKPDLVFTEKGISDLAQHYLVKANITAIRRVRKTDNNRIARACGARIASRTDELREEDVGTGCGLFEVKKIGDEYFTFVTECKDPKACTILLRGASKEILAEVERNLQDAMQVCRNVLLEPFLLPGGGATEMAVSKRLTERSRSITGVEQWPYRSVAQSLEVIPRTLIQNCGASTIRVLTSLRAKHIQEDSVNWGVDGETGLLSDMISLGIWEPLAVKAQTYKTAVETAILLLRIDDIVSGHKKKDKDEQMGGHGAE from the exons ATGATGGGCCAGCAGGTTTTAGTGCTCA ATCAGAACGTGAAGAGAGAGTCAGGACGTAAAGTTCAGACTGGAAACATCAACGCTGCCAAG acCATCGCAGATGTGATCAGGACCTGCCTCGGCCCTCGGGCCATGATGAAG atgctGCTCGACCCAATGGGAGGCATCGTGATGACCAACGATGGGAACGCCATCCTCAGAGAG ATCCAGGTCCAGCATCCGGCTGCCAAGTCCATGATCGAGATCAGCCGCACGCAGGATGAAGAGGTCGGAGACGGGACGACGTCCGTCATCATCCTCG ctggGGAGATGCTGTCTGTAGCCGAGCAGTTTTTGGAGCAGCAGATGCATCCCACCGTCGTCATCAGCGCCTACAGACAGGCTCTGGAGGACATGCTGGAAACACTGAAGGAgatcag cacCCCCGTGGACACAGAGGACCGCTCCATGATGTTGAAGATCTTGCACTCGGCCATTAACACGAAGGCTCTGAGCCGCTGGTCTGAGATGGCGTGCAACATCGCTCTGGACGCCGTCCGCACCGTCGAGCTGGAGGACTCCGGCCGCAAAGAGATCGACATCAAGAAGTACGCCAAGGTGGAGAAG GTTCCAGGCGGGATCATCGAGGACTCGTGCGTGCTGAAAGGCGTCATGGTGAACAAAGACGTGACGCACGCGAGGATGAGACGCATGATCAAAGAGCCGAGGATCGTCCTGCTGGACTGTTCACTGGAGTACAAGAAGGGCGAgagccag actgaCATAGAGATCAGTAAGGAGGAGGACTTTGCCAGGATCCTGCAGATGGAGGAAGAATACATCCAGCAGATCTGTGAGGACATCATCCGCCTGAAGCCAGACCTGGTGTTCACTGAGAAGGGCATCTCAG acttGGCTCAGCACTACCTGGTGAAGGCGAACATCACGGCCATCCGCCGAGTGAGGAAGACCGACAACAACCGCATCGCCAG ggcgTGCGGCGCTCGGATCGCCAGCCGAACCGACGAGCTGCGTGAGGAAGACGTGGGAACAGGATGCGGCCTGTTCGAGGTGAAGAAGATCGGAGACGAGTACTTCACCTTCGTCACCGAGTGCAAAGATCCCAAAGCCTGCACCATCCTGCTGAGAGGAGCCAGCAAGGAGATCCTGGCT GAGGTGGAGAGGAACCTGCAGGACGCCATGCAGGTGTGCCGTAACGTGCTGCTGGAGCCCTTCCTGTTGCCGGGCGGCGGCGCCACGGAGATGGCCGTGTCGAAGCGTCTGACGGAGCGTTCCCGTTCTATCACCGGCGTGGAACAGTGGCCGTACCGCTCCGTGGCCCAGTCCCTGGAGGTCATCCCCAGAACCCTGATCCAGAACTGTGGAGCCTCCACCATCAGAGTGCTGACATCACTCAGG GCCAAACACATCCAGGAGGACAGTGTGAACTGGGGAGTCGACGGTGAGACCGGCTTACTGTCAGACATGATCTCTCTGGGTATCTGGGAGCCGCTGGCAGTCAAAGCTCAGACCTACAAGACAGCTGTGGAG ACGGCCATCTTGTTGCTGCGTATCGATGACATCGTCTCTGGTCacaagaagaaagacaaagacgAGCAGATGGGAGGACACGGAGCCGAGTAG